ACTCTAAGAGATTTAGCGGTACAATTTAAACGGGATTTACCCCAGTTTAGTAGTTCTTTACTCCCCTATATTCAACAAGGTTACATTGATTTAGTTTCTGTGGCTGATTTACCTGCACCCATTTCCCCAGTTACAGAAGTCCAAGAAGCGGAAACAGCAACACCATTGATTGCTTGTATCGATGATAGCCCTCTAATTTGCGAAACCATGAATATTATTCTTAAAAAAGCTGGATACAGATTTTTAGGTATTACAGAACCCCTAAAGGCGATCGCCAAAATTTTAGCCTCAAAACCAGATATGATTTTTTTAGACTTAGTAATGCCAGATACTAACGGTTATGAGATTTGTGCCAGTTTACGCAAATTATCTCTTTTCCGCAATACTCCGATCATCATTTTAACTTCTAATGACGGCATGATTGAAAGAGTGAGGAGTAAAATAATTGGTGCTTCAGATTTTATGGCAAAACCAATTAATCCCGAAGAAGTATTAGTCATCGTCAATAAACATTTATCGCCCCTTTAAAACTAATGGTAAAAATATGAATTATGATGTTTTGATAGTTGATGATATTGTCAATAATATTCAGTTGTTAAAAAAGATTTTTGCCACTCAAGGTTATCATGTCCGTCAAGCTAATAACGGTTCTCATGCCCTAGAAGAAATCGCCAAAAAAAAACCAGATTTGATTCTTTTAGATATAAATATGCCCGGAATTAATGGCTATCAAGTTTGTGAAATTATTAAGTCTAATTCCATCACCCAAGAAATTCCCATTATTTTTCTTAGTGGGTGCGATCGTTCAGATGATAAAATCAGAGCCTTTAACTTAGGTGGAGCGGACTACATTACAAAACCATTTTACCCCGAAGAAGTTTTAATTAGAACTAAAAATCAGTTAACAATTCAAGAACAAAAAAAACAACTAATTAATCAAAATCTTTCCCTCCAAAAAGAAATAGAAAAAAGAAAAAAAGCAGAGGCATCCCTACGCCAAGCAAATAAAAAATTAGAAGAATTAGCAATCATTGACGATCTAACAAAAGTTTCTAACCGCCGTCATTTCAATCAATATTTATCTCAACAATGGCAACAAATGAAAAGAGAACAAAAACCCCTTTCTCTCCTAATTTGTGATATAGATCACTTTAAACTCTATAACGACACCTATGGTCATCAAAAAGGAGATGAATGTTTACGTTGCGTTGCTCAAATACTATCATCTAGTACCAAAAGAAAAACAGACTTACTCGCCCGTTATGGCGGAGAAGAATTTGCCATGATTCTACCCTACTCTTCTTGGCAAGGGGCATTACATTTAGGAAAATTGATTTGTGACCAAGTTTTAGGGGCAAAAATTCCTCACGAAACCTCAAATACATCTGAATATGTAACCCTAAGTGTTGGGGCTAGTTGCACTATTCCTGACCAAAAAAATAACCCTGATGATTTATTAAAAAATGCAGATAAAGCCTTATATCAGTCAAAAACAAAGGGAAGAAACCAAGTTAATGTTCTTTTAGGATAACTCCATTGAAGGAGAAAAGGGCAAAGTGAATAGTTGATAATTAAAAATTAAGAATTAAAAACCCTTGTACGGGCGAATGGCCATTCGCCCCTACTTATTACTTATTACTTATTTCTTGTTTCTTGCTTTTGAGCAAAAATCCCTGACTTTGTGCCAGAGGAAAACAGTTTAAATCTTTGATGTCATCTGGGGGTGATAAATTCGGAGTTGTAAAAACAATCTCCCATTCATCTACATCTAGTTGTAACCAGTCTAAAAGATTGATTTCTCTTGATTTTCCTTCTAGGTTTACTACTAATGCCAATTTTTCATCTGTATTATCGGGATTATTCCGAATGCCATAAAAGATTGTTGCACCATCTTCACTAATACGATTGAAGCGATCGCTTCCTTGTATATTATTGTGTAGCCAATTATGTTGAGAGCGAAAATGTCGCAGAGACAAATTAAATTGGGTGTAGGCAGGATCTACTTTTTCAAAATAATGAGATACATTACACACTTGATAACAGTCTTCCATAAACATATTAGCCCATTGTTTGAGGCGATCGCTGTCTAAACTTTGGAGAAAATCAATCATTTCTGCTTGTTTGAGAAATTTAAGGGTTTCTAAGTCGCAATAAGCACCATCAACTTCTTTAAAACAACTCTGACAGGCTAAAATAACTTCTTCTAAGTCATAATCTTTAGCAATCATCGTCGAGTTGAGAGTGTGGGTAAATTCCTTCAACTGATGCAATTCTCTAAATCCCCAAGACTTCATACGGGTAAAGACATCATCTCTTTGATATAACTGCTCAGTAATGCGCCAATCAAGAAAACCCACCTCCTCACAAACCACTTTTACCCCATATTCTTCATCGGTATTACGGAAAAACATCCAAGGGGTGTGCATCAAAACATTGATAAAATCCATAGGTAAACCCGGACTAAAACCATATACCCACAAAGCCACTGCTGGATTATCATAGGCATTATAAATAATTTCATTTAAAGAGTCTCCTAAGTACTCATTGACATCGGAATCCAAAGGTATTTGGTTTCCTCTCCTAAAAGTGTCATGATTACCACATCCAGTAATCCAATTTTGACCCTGAGTCATTACCTCACAAACCCGACTCCACTTTCTATCCCAAAAACCTTTTAAAGCAGGGGTATTATGGGCAAAAATTAAAGGACCCCATTGATAGGATTCTGATTTAAGTTTAATTAAGTCCAGATAGGTTGATTTTTCTTCCCAACCCTCTTCAGGCCAAGGCCTTCCGTCTTCAAAAATAGTAAATAATCGTCTTTTATAACCTTCTACTTCCTGAACCACGTCACTCATTGCCAGTAGATATTGATCATCATATTCCACTCGACCACTAAGAGGATTAAAAAAGCGAAAATCTTGTCCCCCATCGATTCTGATACCATCTGCCCCCGTATTGATTTTTCTTCTTTGCATTTCCAGTAGTAACGCCCTTACCATCGGCGATTGATGGTTTAAATCTTGTCCATACATATTCGGACCTTTGAAAAAGAGACGGTTTACCAGTAATTCCCCTTGGTTATCGGCATGACCATAGACTAAATCATAAATTAATTTAATCGGCTTTTCCGGAAAATTGTGTAAAACACCAATAAAATCAAATAACTCATCTGGGCGTAAAGTTCCCAAAAAACTAGGGTTAGTCGCATTTGAACCAAGAATAGGAACATCATAACCCCAATTTTGAGTATTCGGTTTCGATAGTTTTACTACAATAGGCTCATGAGACAAATCGCGATCGAGTCCATTAACATCAGTGGTAATATGAAACATGGTGCTATGATTGCTGAAATCTCGTCGATATTCAATGGTTGGTTCAACGGGTAATAATTGAATGGCATCATAACCCACATAATTTTGCTCATAGGGAGAAAGGGTTTGATTTTTACGAATTTTATCGCCAATGGTGCGGTAAAGGTGAGTTAATCCTTCAAAAGTTCCCTCCTGAGTAGCAGTGCCTACATGAAGTTGTAGAATATGTCTTGGATCTGACACCCTAGGTATTTTCTTATCCCTAATGGTACCTGTATGCTTAAAATAGTCTATGTCCGCCCTTTCCTTTTGTAAACTGTCAATATCATAAAGCTCGGCAGGGGCAAAGATACCATAAGGCAGGGAATAAGCCATAACATCCCTGATAATCTCAACTTTTCCCGAAGGAGTAACGTATCTTAACCAATAAAAAGATCCTGCATTATCTCTTGTTCCAGCTTGTAATCCTGCAATTACTCCCCAAAAGTAAATATCATATCTCTCCAAACAGACGCAATCTCTCCTAAATTTAATATTTTGAGAAGGTTTACGCCAATCAATTTTTTCAAGGGGAGTAAAAATTTCTAAGTAAATATCTTTGGGGTGAAGCACTTCCCTCATTAACTTGGGAGTCCAAAAACCTATTTCTGTTAAACCATCACTACGATAATGCGTCCCTAAACGGGTAACAATCTCTTGATTTTTCTCAAATATGGTTAAATCATCGGATTTTTCAATATTTTTAACCCATTTTATCAGTTTCTGAGTTTCTTCCTCTACTAAATAAACTAATTTGTTTTCTTCTTTTTTGTCTTCTATACCCATAGTTTTTATTTCTGGATGTATCTCGATCATCTTATAATAAACCGTTCACACAATCTGTAGAAAATTGAGATTGTGTGTTCGTAACGGATCATACGTTACTGGCATAAACGGCAATGCCATTAAGTCATGGCTATGAAAAGCATTTGACTTTACTTTTTCTTGTTGAAGATGTTTCCTGATGCAGTTGTAACTCCCGTTAACATCGGCATTAATCAATTTCCCTGTTGATGTTTTATACAATCCTCGCTTGATTCTTTTACCTGAGAATTTAGGTTTTTTCTCACCATAAGACGGTAATGTATCAAAGTCCAAAAAGGAAGATTGGCTAGTGTAACTTTCTTCTGTTACCACCACTTTGATTCCCATTAGTTCGCCTTTGTAGCAAAGCATTTCAATCAAACGAGCATGGGGAATGCTGACAAATTGCTGATTATTTTTTTTGCCTATGTTTATAGATTGTTTCCAATGATCATTTTTCCCAATTACTAAAGTACCAATGCTATTTAACAAGCACCAATCAATAACACGGCGAGACACTGTATGAAGATAATTATCAACTCTACTCCAGTCTTTGTGTGCCTGAAAATATCCCTTCCATGACTGATCGATACGTCTAATAATTTGCTTTGCGACTTTGGTATTTGGTAAAGCATAGTAAGCTGAGGTTTTAGATACTTGATGGTATAAATCATTGAATGACAACTTTTGTCCTGT
This is a stretch of genomic DNA from Cyanobacterium aponinum PCC 10605. It encodes these proteins:
- a CDS encoding GGDEF domain-containing response regulator, with the protein product MNYDVLIVDDIVNNIQLLKKIFATQGYHVRQANNGSHALEEIAKKKPDLILLDINMPGINGYQVCEIIKSNSITQEIPIIFLSGCDRSDDKIRAFNLGGADYITKPFYPEEVLIRTKNQLTIQEQKKQLINQNLSLQKEIEKRKKAEASLRQANKKLEELAIIDDLTKVSNRRHFNQYLSQQWQQMKREQKPLSLLICDIDHFKLYNDTYGHQKGDECLRCVAQILSSSTKRKTDLLARYGGEEFAMILPYSSWQGALHLGKLICDQVLGAKIPHETSNTSEYVTLSVGASCTIPDQKNNPDDLLKNADKALYQSKTKGRNQVNVLLG
- the gghA gene encoding glucosylglycerol hydrolase; the encoded protein is MGIEDKKEENKLVYLVEEETQKLIKWVKNIEKSDDLTIFEKNQEIVTRLGTHYRSDGLTEIGFWTPKLMREVLHPKDIYLEIFTPLEKIDWRKPSQNIKFRRDCVCLERYDIYFWGVIAGLQAGTRDNAGSFYWLRYVTPSGKVEIIRDVMAYSLPYGIFAPAELYDIDSLQKERADIDYFKHTGTIRDKKIPRVSDPRHILQLHVGTATQEGTFEGLTHLYRTIGDKIRKNQTLSPYEQNYVGYDAIQLLPVEPTIEYRRDFSNHSTMFHITTDVNGLDRDLSHEPIVVKLSKPNTQNWGYDVPILGSNATNPSFLGTLRPDELFDFIGVLHNFPEKPIKLIYDLVYGHADNQGELLVNRLFFKGPNMYGQDLNHQSPMVRALLLEMQRRKINTGADGIRIDGGQDFRFFNPLSGRVEYDDQYLLAMSDVVQEVEGYKRRLFTIFEDGRPWPEEGWEEKSTYLDLIKLKSESYQWGPLIFAHNTPALKGFWDRKWSRVCEVMTQGQNWITGCGNHDTFRRGNQIPLDSDVNEYLGDSLNEIIYNAYDNPAVALWVYGFSPGLPMDFINVLMHTPWMFFRNTDEEYGVKVVCEEVGFLDWRITEQLYQRDDVFTRMKSWGFRELHQLKEFTHTLNSTMIAKDYDLEEVILACQSCFKEVDGAYCDLETLKFLKQAEMIDFLQSLDSDRLKQWANMFMEDCYQVCNVSHYFEKVDPAYTQFNLSLRHFRSQHNWLHNNIQGSDRFNRISEDGATIFYGIRNNPDNTDEKLALVVNLEGKSREINLLDWLQLDVDEWEIVFTTPNLSPPDDIKDLNCFPLAQSQGFLLKSKKQEISNK
- a CDS encoding IS200/IS605 family accessory protein TnpB-related protein, whose amino-acid sequence is MSKNLYNLSTYRYRQHFFQTGQKLSFNDLYHQVSKTSAYYALPNTKVAKQIIRRIDQSWKGYFQAHKDWSRVDNYLHTVSRRVIDWCLLNSIGTLVIGKNDHWKQSINIGKKNNQQFVSIPHARLIEMLCYKGELMGIKVVVTEESYTSQSSFLDFDTLPSYGEKKPKFSGKRIKRGLYKTSTGKLINADVNGSYNCIRKHLQQEKVKSNAFHSHDLMALPFMPVTYDPLRTHNLNFLQIV